In Chitinophaga nivalis, a single genomic region encodes these proteins:
- a CDS encoding response regulator transcription factor, with protein MIDQAVAGKILVVDDELDILEIISYNLKTAGYDTVTAKDGSEAIQKAKIFRPDLIMLDIMMPNKNGIDTCREIRKIPEFKDTMVLFLTALNDEKSEIDGLNMGADDYIAKPIKPKLLVSRINALFRRLHKPEETQVHLGDLIIDREKFTVTYKGQEIILAKKEFELLQLLASKPGRVFLRNEILNQVWGTEVIVGDRTIDVHIRKIRQKIGIDLITTVKGVGYKFEM; from the coding sequence ATGATAGACCAAGCGGTTGCAGGAAAAATACTGGTAGTGGACGATGAGTTGGATATTCTAGAAATTATCAGCTACAACCTCAAAACAGCGGGCTATGATACCGTAACAGCCAAAGACGGTAGTGAGGCCATACAGAAAGCAAAAATATTCAGACCAGATCTGATTATGCTGGACATTATGATGCCAAACAAGAACGGGATCGACACCTGCCGTGAAATCCGGAAGATCCCCGAATTCAAAGATACCATGGTGTTATTTTTAACAGCGCTCAATGATGAGAAATCAGAAATTGATGGCTTGAACATGGGTGCTGATGACTATATTGCCAAACCTATTAAACCCAAATTGCTGGTTAGCCGCATCAATGCGCTTTTCCGCCGTTTGCACAAACCGGAAGAAACCCAGGTACATCTCGGTGATCTGATCATCGACCGGGAGAAATTCACAGTTACCTACAAAGGACAGGAAATCATCCTGGCGAAAAAAGAATTCGAATTGCTGCAGTTACTGGCTTCCAAACCGGGACGTGTATTCCTGCGCAACGAGATTCTGAACCAGGTATGGGGTACCGAAGTGATTGTAGGCGATCGTACCATCGATGTACATATCCGTAAAATCCGTCAGAAAATCGGAATCGATCTCATTACTACCGTAAAAGGAGTAGGTTATAAGTTTGAGATGTAG
- a CDS encoding sensor histidine kinase, with protein MFKAKNLSPQKLAGFTALIISAVIALGSLLVDGDWKVVAGAFILTFLVSYYLYLYTLQNFIYRKIKLIYKFIYQTKASKREEFFQKNILPLKTIEEVSEDVEKWASQKKEELENLRRNEEFRKEFLLNLSHELKTPIFAVQGYIHTLLDGALEDPAVNKLFLKNATKNIDRLCRLIDDLDEISKLESGEMTINSEIFIIQDLIRDVFDTLSLKANTKGIKFNIKKGCEAPQPVLADKEKIRQVLINLVDNSIKYGKPDGHTIASIYSMDGKRVLVEISDDGIGMSEEHLPRVFERFYRTDRARSRDIGGTGLGLAIVKHIVEAHDQSITVRSKPEIGSTFGFTMESGKE; from the coding sequence ATGTTTAAAGCAAAAAACCTATCCCCGCAGAAACTGGCGGGATTTACAGCCTTGATTATATCTGCTGTAATAGCATTGGGCAGTTTACTGGTGGATGGCGACTGGAAAGTAGTGGCAGGAGCGTTTATTCTTACCTTTCTTGTATCCTATTACCTGTATCTTTATACCCTGCAGAATTTTATTTACAGGAAAATAAAGCTCATCTACAAATTCATTTATCAGACCAAGGCCTCTAAAAGAGAAGAATTCTTTCAGAAAAACATCCTGCCGCTGAAAACCATTGAAGAAGTAAGTGAAGATGTAGAAAAATGGGCCAGCCAGAAGAAAGAAGAACTCGAGAACCTGCGCCGCAACGAAGAATTCAGAAAAGAATTTCTCCTCAACCTGTCGCACGAACTCAAGACGCCGATCTTCGCGGTACAAGGTTATATCCACACCCTGTTGGATGGCGCCCTGGAAGACCCGGCAGTTAATAAACTGTTCCTGAAAAATGCGACTAAAAATATTGACCGGCTTTGTCGCCTGATCGATGACCTCGACGAAATTTCCAAACTGGAAAGCGGCGAGATGACCATCAACAGCGAAATCTTTATCATTCAGGACCTGATCCGCGATGTATTTGATACCCTGTCGCTGAAAGCCAATACCAAAGGCATCAAATTCAATATCAAAAAAGGATGTGAAGCGCCACAACCCGTACTGGCCGACAAAGAAAAAATCCGTCAGGTGCTTATCAACCTGGTAGACAACTCCATCAAATACGGTAAACCCGATGGCCATACCATTGCCAGCATTTACAGCATGGATGGGAAACGTGTACTGGTAGAAATATCAGACGATGGTATCGGTATGTCGGAAGAACACCTGCCACGTGTATTTGAACGTTTCTACCGGACAGACCGTGCCCGCAGCCGCGATATTGGCGGCACCGGACTGGGACTTGCCATCGTTAAACATATTGTGGAAGCCCACGATCAGTCCATTACGGTGCGCAGTAAACCGGAAATAGGCAGCACCTTCGGCTTCACCATGGAGTCCGGAAAAGAATAA
- a CDS encoding porin: protein MRIAKCLLLLVLLSCASLLARAQFLMDMIDTTTDLGKGMISMYHKYDALRFSGYIQPQFQLAEAKGIETYAAGNFGTRVNNRFLLRRGRIRVDYERYNKDDMPVIKFAFQFDGTERGVAIRDFYGRFFETKFNLFSLAAGMFARPFGYEVNLSSADRETPERGRMSQILMRTERDLGAMVSFEPRRKGHPLSFLKIDAGLFNGQGLTSTADFDSHKDFIGRIGIKPQRIKGTNYIVSGGVSVLYGGMEQFTQYINRMGTVNDKPGFVVDSAVTNAGEIAPRHYYGADIQFRIPNGRGKGSTQFRAEYIRGTQTATASTTETPGSIPMTAQGRPQPLYIRKFDGAYLYFIQHLGSEKHQAVVKYDWYDPNKAVKGKEIGAPGTRLTAADIRYNTLGIGYLYYANEHLKFMFYYDWVQNEATELEGYQDDRKDNVLTCRVQYRF, encoded by the coding sequence ATGCGAATCGCGAAATGCCTGTTGCTCCTTGTGTTGTTATCATGTGCTTCCTTGTTGGCCCGTGCCCAGTTTCTGATGGATATGATCGACACGACGACTGATCTGGGAAAGGGGATGATCTCCATGTATCATAAATATGACGCCTTGCGTTTCAGTGGTTATATACAGCCGCAGTTTCAGCTGGCGGAGGCCAAAGGCATTGAAACGTATGCCGCGGGTAATTTCGGTACCCGGGTCAATAACCGTTTTCTGTTACGCAGGGGACGTATCCGGGTAGATTATGAACGGTATAACAAAGATGATATGCCGGTGATAAAGTTCGCTTTCCAATTTGATGGAACAGAGCGGGGAGTGGCTATCCGGGATTTTTATGGTCGTTTTTTTGAAACGAAATTCAACCTGTTCTCCCTGGCTGCCGGTATGTTTGCCCGGCCTTTCGGGTATGAGGTGAACCTCTCTTCTGCCGACAGGGAGACGCCGGAAAGGGGGCGTATGTCGCAGATCCTGATGAGAACAGAACGCGACCTGGGCGCGATGGTGTCTTTTGAACCCCGCCGGAAAGGGCATCCGTTGAGTTTTCTGAAAATAGATGCTGGTTTGTTTAACGGCCAGGGATTAACCTCCACAGCTGATTTCGATAGTCATAAGGATTTTATAGGCCGTATTGGTATAAAACCGCAGCGTATTAAGGGTACGAATTACATCGTTTCTGGTGGTGTATCCGTGTTGTACGGTGGCATGGAGCAGTTTACCCAATACATTAACCGGATGGGTACCGTCAATGATAAACCAGGTTTTGTAGTGGATTCTGCAGTGACCAATGCCGGAGAAATCGCCCCCAGACATTACTACGGTGCGGATATTCAGTTCCGGATACCCAACGGCAGGGGTAAGGGGAGTACCCAGTTCCGGGCAGAATATATTCGGGGCACCCAAACAGCTACGGCCAGCACAACAGAAACCCCAGGTAGTATACCGATGACGGCGCAAGGCAGGCCGCAGCCTTTATATATCCGCAAGTTCGATGGGGCTTACCTCTATTTTATTCAGCATCTGGGCAGTGAGAAACACCAGGCAGTGGTGAAATACGATTGGTACGATCCGAATAAAGCCGTGAAAGGAAAGGAAATCGGGGCGCCGGGAACAAGGCTTACGGCAGCGGATATACGTTATAATACCCTGGGTATTGGGTACCTGTATTATGCGAATGAGCACCTGAAATTTATGTTCTACTATGATTGGGTGCAGAATGAAGCCACAGAGTTGGAAGGCTATCAGGACGACCGGAAAGATAATGTACTGACCTGCAGGGTGCAGTACCGTTTTTAA
- a CDS encoding helix-turn-helix transcriptional regulator, with translation MKASTIIHWERKVQEAIAFSHDDPFGDLDLKKVADRLCVSTNIFYHKFAEICGEPYIRFTRRRRLEAGAGYLRHSDYGIREISERCGYSNASFGKAFQALFHESPTAFRDREFLQNETHTLQRTKIITSSYQHHASHIFSTDRTEAIRLPHHVLYYHILPSNNDPVKNMVEDMNRYYSRLLEIQSSLLMPEVSIITGTLDVVPVTSYGKMMMYVGLLVPITPAYDQAHQLIRMVYQEEYRLVTKQIAGGDYKKLPVPMGFAAAGLPMYEFINHSCRVGYFKMSGNHFFISLTGADSCEIYIPWQRR, from the coding sequence ATGAAAGCATCTACTATAATTCATTGGGAAAGAAAGGTGCAGGAAGCCATTGCTTTTTCCCACGATGACCCGTTCGGCGACCTTGATCTGAAAAAAGTAGCCGACAGACTTTGTGTATCCACGAATATCTTCTACCATAAGTTTGCAGAAATATGTGGTGAACCTTATATCCGGTTTACCCGCCGCCGCCGGCTGGAAGCAGGCGCCGGATATTTACGCCACAGTGACTACGGCATCCGGGAAATCAGTGAACGCTGCGGCTACAGCAATGCCAGCTTTGGCAAAGCTTTCCAGGCATTATTTCATGAAAGCCCGACCGCTTTCCGTGACCGGGAATTTTTGCAAAATGAAACCCATACCCTGCAGCGGACCAAAATTATCACCTCCTCCTATCAGCATCATGCCAGTCATATTTTCAGCACCGACAGAACGGAAGCAATACGGCTGCCACATCATGTTCTGTACTATCATATTCTGCCCAGCAACAATGATCCTGTAAAAAATATGGTGGAAGATATGAACCGGTATTACAGCCGGCTGCTGGAGATACAGTCATCGCTGTTAATGCCGGAAGTGAGCATCATTACCGGTACCCTGGATGTAGTACCCGTTACCTCCTATGGAAAAATGATGATGTATGTAGGATTGCTGGTGCCGATAACGCCCGCTTACGATCAGGCACATCAGCTGATACGTATGGTATATCAGGAAGAATACAGACTGGTCACCAAACAGATAGCAGGCGGAGATTATAAGAAACTACCGGTGCCCATGGGATTTGCGGCGGCAGGTTTACCTATGTATGAATTTATTAATCACAGTTGCCGGGTAGGTTATTTTAAAATGAGCGGCAATCACTTTTTCATTTCACTCACCGGAGCAGATAGCTGTGAGATCTATATTCCCTGGCAAAGGAGATAG
- a CDS encoding MBOAT family O-acyltransferase: MINTDKLISELLYNPADPVLFNSAFFFYFFALFLFCYLAVNGSKTGRVWVYTIFSLYFFYKACGFYVGLVVLSAIVDFNLSRWIYHTPNKSVKKSLLIFSIILNIGLLFYFKYTDFFIGIVNDLTAGHIRPLHLLLPIGISFYTFENLSYTIDVYRKEIKPVDNFMDYLFFLSFFPKLMMGPIVRAADFIPQISMPYRLNADDIGKGMYLIIGGLFKKIVISDFIYQNFVQYIFDDPSKHTGLECLIGVYGYALVIYCDFSGYSDMALGIARWTGFKIPPNFDSPYQSSSITEFWRRWHISLSSWLRDYLYIPLGGNRKGKGRQYVNLALTMLIGGFWHGASWNFIFWGGMHGTALAIDKVRIDWLKKSKKAITGWKASVLKVGGVLLTFHFVCFCWIFFKAASFHDAWSLIHQVVYDFQPGIWLELYNGYTAVFWVMVLGFVLHFMPAKAEFSVERILGRIPVAGSVAIMVAFIWLLAQVKSTQPMIPIYFQF, encoded by the coding sequence ATGATTAATACAGATAAGCTGATATCCGAACTGTTGTACAATCCCGCTGATCCGGTGCTATTCAACAGTGCCTTCTTTTTCTATTTTTTTGCACTATTCCTGTTCTGTTATCTGGCCGTAAACGGCAGTAAAACAGGGCGTGTATGGGTGTACACCATTTTTTCATTGTATTTCTTTTACAAGGCCTGTGGCTTTTATGTAGGCCTGGTGGTGCTTTCCGCGATTGTAGACTTTAACCTCTCGCGATGGATTTACCATACGCCCAATAAGTCGGTGAAAAAATCGTTGCTCATCTTCAGTATTATCCTCAATATAGGACTGCTGTTCTATTTCAAGTATACAGATTTCTTCATCGGCATTGTCAACGACCTTACAGCCGGACATATTCGTCCACTGCACCTGTTGCTGCCCATCGGGATTTCTTTCTATACCTTTGAAAACCTCAGCTATACCATTGATGTATACCGGAAAGAAATAAAGCCGGTAGACAACTTCATGGACTACCTCTTTTTCCTGTCTTTCTTCCCTAAGCTGATGATGGGACCTATTGTGCGGGCAGCTGATTTTATACCGCAGATCTCTATGCCTTATCGCCTGAATGCAGATGATATTGGTAAGGGGATGTACCTGATTATCGGTGGTTTGTTCAAGAAGATTGTGATCTCCGACTTCATCTACCAGAACTTTGTACAGTATATCTTCGATGATCCCAGTAAACATACCGGGTTGGAATGTCTGATCGGCGTATATGGGTATGCGTTGGTGATTTATTGCGACTTCTCCGGTTACTCCGATATGGCATTGGGTATTGCCCGCTGGACAGGCTTTAAGATTCCACCTAACTTCGATTCTCCCTACCAGAGTTCTTCCATTACTGAATTCTGGCGCCGCTGGCATATTTCATTGTCCAGCTGGCTGCGCGATTACCTGTATATCCCGCTGGGTGGTAACCGTAAAGGAAAGGGGCGGCAGTATGTGAACCTGGCGCTGACGATGCTGATCGGAGGCTTCTGGCATGGTGCCAGCTGGAATTTTATATTCTGGGGTGGTATGCATGGTACGGCGCTGGCCATAGACAAAGTGCGTATCGACTGGTTGAAAAAAAGCAAGAAAGCCATTACCGGCTGGAAAGCTTCCGTACTGAAGGTAGGAGGTGTGCTGCTGACATTCCATTTTGTGTGTTTCTGCTGGATCTTCTTTAAAGCCGCATCTTTCCACGATGCCTGGTCCCTGATTCACCAGGTGGTATACGATTTTCAGCCGGGCATCTGGCTGGAGTTATACAATGGTTATACAGCGGTATTCTGGGTAATGGTGCTGGGTTTTGTACTGCATTTTATGCCTGCCAAAGCAGAGTTTTCTGTAGAAAGAATCCTGGGCCGTATTCCGGTAGCAGGAAGTGTGGCGATTATGGTTGCTTTTATCTGGCTGTTGGCGCAGGTGAAAAGTACCCAGCCAATGATTCCGATTTACTTCCAGTTTTAA
- a CDS encoding GDSL-type esterase/lipase family protein, whose product MNTGGQKNLNRRLITIVLLLLTGITTYAQQIVTNNIQQDTALYGVFKALLAADSDVVSILHLGDSHVQAGYFPLATGMLLQQQFGYAGRGYIFPYNLAGTNGPEDFRWSSTARWQSERVVDRYKSPILGPGAITLSSQQDVPALSFTAKADAAMDNNFRKVTLLYDAGNLTSTVVPQQDAAVSVTPAPFPGSPTLSSATLTFPQTSQSFQVRWEGTAATPFRFYGAVMENGHNGVLYHSIGINGAMYQHYNEINNILLAQMAVLRPQLVIISLGTNEAYGRFDPLVFRDEIDKTVQLIRSQNPAVNILLTTPPDCMRAVKKATRKKVGKRKYKTFYSTVYYPNPYISMVTQQIVGYARQHGIACWNFNAINKAQKSRFDGGWAPDHIHFNVKGYQVQGQLLYEALQQSYSNYSEQKKKIQ is encoded by the coding sequence ATGAATACAGGAGGGCAGAAAAACCTTAACAGGAGACTGATAACAATAGTATTATTGTTATTGACGGGTATAACCACCTATGCGCAACAGATTGTCACTAATAACATCCAGCAGGATACTGCCTTGTATGGTGTATTTAAGGCTTTGCTGGCGGCAGATAGTGATGTTGTATCCATTCTTCATTTAGGTGATTCACATGTACAGGCAGGATATTTTCCACTGGCAACCGGTATGCTGCTGCAACAGCAGTTTGGTTATGCCGGCAGGGGATATATCTTCCCCTATAACCTGGCCGGTACAAATGGTCCTGAAGATTTTCGCTGGAGCAGCACGGCCCGGTGGCAGTCTGAACGCGTAGTAGATCGCTACAAATCGCCCATACTCGGGCCCGGTGCCATTACGCTCAGCAGCCAGCAGGATGTGCCCGCACTGTCGTTTACAGCCAAAGCCGATGCAGCCATGGACAATAACTTCCGCAAGGTAACCTTGTTATATGATGCCGGTAATCTGACCAGTACCGTGGTACCCCAACAGGATGCCGCTGTATCGGTAACGCCTGCACCTTTTCCCGGTTCGCCTACCCTGAGCAGTGCTACCCTCACTTTCCCACAAACAAGCCAGTCTTTCCAGGTAAGATGGGAAGGCACCGCTGCTACGCCTTTCCGGTTTTATGGCGCCGTGATGGAAAATGGTCATAATGGTGTATTGTACCATAGCATTGGTATCAATGGCGCCATGTATCAGCATTATAATGAAATCAACAACATATTGCTGGCACAGATGGCGGTATTGCGTCCGCAGCTGGTGATCATCTCCCTGGGTACCAATGAAGCCTATGGCCGCTTTGATCCACTGGTATTCCGCGATGAAATAGATAAAACCGTACAGCTGATCCGATCTCAAAATCCGGCTGTGAATATATTGCTGACAACACCGCCAGACTGTATGCGGGCGGTAAAAAAGGCGACCCGTAAAAAAGTAGGGAAAAGAAAATACAAAACGTTCTATAGCACGGTGTATTATCCGAATCCATATATTTCGATGGTCACTCAGCAGATTGTAGGGTATGCCAGACAACATGGGATTGCCTGCTGGAATTTTAATGCGATCAACAAAGCACAGAAGAGCAGATTTGACGGCGGTTGGGCGCCGGATCATATACATTTTAATGTGAAAGGCTACCAGGTACAGGGACAACTTTTATATGAAGCATTACAACAATCTTATTCCAACTATTCAGAGCAAAAAAAGAAAATCCAGTAA
- a CDS encoding glucosaminidase domain-containing protein produces MKKFKPVSVELMQQTGVPASIILGVAMLESGTGTSRNAKLLHNHFGVVGKNNMAKIKPGHRSVYKQYASDVASYEHFVQLLTKKRWFGQLKGNQEFAVWLKQMNHSGYSSAGHEWIRRVTSIINRYKLYKLDAGMDSVAQGSNWLTVGQPVSSDQ; encoded by the coding sequence TTGAAAAAATTTAAACCGGTATCAGTAGAACTGATGCAGCAAACCGGCGTACCTGCCAGTATCATACTGGGGGTAGCCATGCTGGAATCAGGTACCGGTACCAGTAGAAATGCTAAATTGTTACACAACCATTTTGGCGTAGTAGGGAAGAATAACATGGCTAAAATCAAACCCGGACATCGTTCGGTGTATAAGCAATATGCTTCTGATGTAGCCTCATATGAGCATTTTGTGCAGTTACTGACCAAAAAGAGATGGTTTGGCCAGTTAAAAGGGAACCAGGAATTTGCGGTGTGGCTGAAACAAATGAACCATAGCGGTTATTCCTCTGCAGGCCATGAATGGATTAGAAGAGTGACGTCTATTATTAACCGTTATAAATTGTATAAGCTGGACGCAGGCATGGATAGCGTGGCACAAGGTTCAAATTGGTTAACCGTAGGCCAGCCAGTCAGCAGCGATCAGTGA
- the aspS gene encoding aspartate--tRNA ligase, whose translation MYRTHTCGELRIEQVGQEVTLAGWVQTVRKFGSINFFDLRDRYGITQLLFGESLNAKLDAQPLGREFVIQAKGIVTERSSKNKNIPTGDIEITVTDFTILNAAKTPPFTLQDDTDGGDELRMKYRYLDLRRNVVKQNLELRYKVGRAVRDYLHAAGFMDIETPFLIKSTPEGARDFVVPSRMNANEFYALPQSPQTFKQLLMVSGFDRYYQIVKCFRDEDLRADRQPEFTQVDCEMSFVEQEDILRTFEDMLKYIFKEIKGIEFDSAFPRMTWDDAMEFYGNDKPDIRFEMKLVNLNNTVKDKGFKVFDEAELVVAIAAKGCAEYTRKQLDELTEWVKRPQIGMSGLIYVKYNTDGTLKSSVDKFFDEQQLQLWAQQCQAQPGDLILVLAGKEERTRKAMSELRLEMGERLGLRNKNDFKPLWVIDFPLFEYAETENRWVARHHPFTSPKPEMVSWMDDTTKYGDIKANAYDIVLNGTEVGGGSIRIFQRDLQQKMFAALGMDKEEAEHKFGFLLGAFEYGAPPHGGIALGFDRLCSLLGGSESIRDFIAFPKNNSGRDVMLDAPSAIDQAQLDELKIGLVK comes from the coding sequence ATGTATAGGACGCACACTTGTGGGGAATTAAGAATAGAACAGGTGGGCCAGGAAGTAACTTTGGCCGGATGGGTACAAACAGTCAGGAAGTTTGGTAGCATCAATTTTTTCGATTTGCGTGACCGCTATGGTATTACCCAGTTGCTGTTCGGCGAAAGCCTGAATGCCAAACTGGATGCACAGCCCCTGGGCCGTGAGTTTGTAATCCAGGCAAAAGGAATCGTGACTGAACGTTCCAGTAAAAATAAAAACATTCCTACCGGAGATATTGAGATCACCGTGACGGATTTTACCATCCTCAATGCGGCAAAAACACCGCCGTTTACCTTGCAGGATGATACAGATGGTGGCGATGAGCTGCGGATGAAATACCGCTACCTCGATCTCCGCCGTAATGTGGTAAAACAAAATTTGGAACTGCGTTATAAAGTAGGCCGCGCGGTACGCGATTATCTGCACGCTGCCGGTTTTATGGATATAGAAACGCCGTTTCTGATCAAGTCCACCCCGGAAGGTGCGCGCGACTTTGTGGTGCCCAGCCGTATGAACGCTAACGAGTTCTACGCTTTGCCGCAATCTCCGCAGACATTTAAACAATTGTTGATGGTAAGTGGTTTTGATCGTTACTATCAGATCGTGAAATGTTTCCGGGATGAGGATTTACGGGCAGATCGCCAGCCGGAGTTCACACAGGTCGACTGTGAAATGAGCTTCGTAGAGCAGGAAGACATATTGCGCACATTTGAAGATATGTTGAAATATATCTTTAAAGAGATAAAAGGAATTGAATTTGATAGTGCCTTCCCGCGTATGACCTGGGATGATGCCATGGAATTCTACGGTAATGATAAGCCGGACATCCGTTTTGAGATGAAGCTGGTGAATCTGAACAATACTGTAAAGGATAAAGGCTTTAAGGTATTTGACGAAGCAGAACTGGTAGTGGCGATTGCCGCCAAAGGTTGTGCAGAATATACCCGCAAGCAGCTGGATGAATTAACCGAATGGGTGAAACGTCCGCAGATCGGTATGAGCGGCCTCATCTATGTTAAATATAACACGGATGGTACGCTGAAAAGCTCAGTAGATAAGTTCTTCGATGAGCAGCAGTTACAGTTATGGGCGCAGCAATGCCAGGCACAGCCGGGCGATCTCATACTGGTACTGGCTGGTAAAGAAGAGCGGACCCGTAAGGCAATGAGTGAGTTGAGACTGGAGATGGGTGAACGCCTGGGGCTGCGTAATAAGAACGACTTTAAGCCGTTGTGGGTGATAGATTTCCCGCTGTTTGAATACGCGGAAACCGAAAACCGCTGGGTGGCCCGTCACCATCCGTTTACATCCCCGAAACCGGAGATGGTATCCTGGATGGACGATACTACCAAATACGGCGATATTAAGGCTAATGCCTATGATATTGTATTAAATGGTACAGAAGTAGGTGGTGGTTCTATCCGTATCTTCCAGCGCGATTTACAGCAGAAAATGTTTGCTGCGCTGGGCATGGATAAAGAAGAGGCAGAACATAAGTTCGGCTTCCTGCTGGGCGCTTTCGAATATGGCGCTCCACCGCATGGAGGTATTGCCCTCGGATTTGACCGCCTGTGTTCGCTGCTGGGTGGTAGTGAGAGTATCCGCGACTTCATCGCTTTCCCGAAAAACAACTCCGGACGCGATGTAATGCTGGATGCTCCCAGTGCAATTGATCAGGCGCAGCTAGATGAATTGAAGATTGGCCTGGTGAAGTAA